A genome region from Actinomycetota bacterium includes the following:
- a CDS encoding AAA family ATPase, with protein MYLKSLMMKGFKSFAGKTDLTFEPGTTVIVGPNGSGKSNIVDAFLWVTGEQSARSLRSSKMQDVIFAGSAGKSPMGMAEVTLNFDNSTRVFPIDYNEVSFTRRLYRSGESEYNLNGSQCRLADLTELLTQTNMGREMYSIVGQGRLDTILNSRPDERRVLIEEAAGLAKYKRRKEKALRKLVATERNLVRVNDILAEIRRQLKPLETQAKMAKDHKKLVDELRAAEVEYIVAELRGLNEQKTALKKETARVGKELSTIIEQAAAGSKALALLEKDLAGLSEATESLKERRYKLTADRERLTGRINLLREKEANAKLVGEAFVDELSGLTDELSAVNEETKNLMVAIGRLEKAIADAGTSNKALDPADLKAKADGIGARLDVIAARIETEESFLPAKRQGVKKAVWPAGIKGFLSDQVAVKPGYETAVEALLGARISAVVGKDAGAATKLIGSGAEWPAVIIGTLLSPPPAAAGKPPSGVTRLTDIVENIGLEDNVYQSLFAASYLVDSLATALKHSEDKAFAGASFATNTGETLARGTASQKPAGTDALARQRRLADLKKQADMLEAEKAKILKALTQAETETAEFASRLKPMQDELVGKRARLQVLFERERLLKDRLAAAGAKGDKPAGSAKFDAGDLKKEAVRLREARELAERLQSLIDKYESATAAKLDSKREKEGAKREGIRAAQISLAELEKKKALVERDAHREEISEAQLEPKLSALKDQLEQEFGLGEGEAVKAYPTPRPRDELAGRMREIRVMIEYMGPVNPIAAEEFEETQKRQEHLEAQTKDLRRSERSLHKVIGLLDKQMGAKFMEIFEQVNESFQDVFLYMFPDGKAQLLLTEPDDPLATGVEIEAQPSGRRLKKVSLLSGGESAMTALALLFALFQINPAPFYILDEADVALDDVNLQRFVALIRRYKEKAQFLVVTHQRRAMDVADILYGVTMQKDGVSRVLSQKLVEA; from the coding sequence GTGTATTTAAAATCACTCATGATGAAAGGATTCAAGTCGTTCGCGGGCAAGACAGACTTGACCTTTGAACCGGGAACCACCGTCATAGTCGGGCCGAACGGCAGCGGTAAGAGCAATATCGTCGACGCTTTTCTCTGGGTAACCGGCGAGCAGAGCGCCCGATCGCTTCGGAGTTCGAAAATGCAAGACGTTATCTTTGCCGGATCGGCCGGAAAATCCCCGATGGGCATGGCGGAAGTGACCTTGAATTTTGACAATTCCACCAGGGTGTTTCCGATCGACTATAACGAGGTCTCCTTTACCAGAAGGTTGTACCGGTCGGGAGAGAGCGAGTATAACCTGAATGGCAGTCAATGCCGGCTCGCGGATTTGACCGAACTTCTGACTCAAACGAATATGGGGCGGGAGATGTACAGCATTGTCGGGCAAGGCCGTTTAGACACGATCTTAAACAGCCGTCCTGACGAGCGGCGCGTCCTCATCGAAGAAGCTGCCGGGCTGGCCAAATACAAACGGCGTAAAGAGAAAGCGCTGCGGAAGTTGGTCGCCACCGAACGTAATCTGGTCCGCGTTAACGATATTCTGGCGGAGATCCGGCGGCAGCTAAAACCGCTGGAGACTCAGGCCAAGATGGCCAAGGATCACAAGAAGCTGGTCGACGAGCTGCGGGCGGCGGAGGTCGAGTATATTGTCGCCGAGCTAAGGGGTCTGAACGAACAAAAGACGGCGCTCAAGAAGGAAACGGCCAGAGTCGGCAAGGAATTATCCACAATCATTGAACAAGCCGCGGCAGGCTCGAAGGCGCTCGCGTTGCTGGAAAAAGACCTTGCGGGTCTGAGCGAAGCGACAGAGTCATTAAAAGAACGACGCTATAAGCTGACCGCCGACAGGGAAAGGCTGACCGGTAGGATAAACCTGCTGAGGGAGAAAGAGGCCAACGCCAAATTGGTCGGCGAGGCGTTCGTCGACGAACTGTCCGGCTTAACCGACGAACTCTCGGCGGTAAACGAAGAAACCAAGAATCTTATGGTTGCTATCGGGCGCCTGGAGAAAGCGATAGCCGACGCGGGAACGTCCAATAAAGCGCTCGATCCAGCCGACTTAAAAGCCAAAGCGGACGGCATCGGCGCGCGTCTGGACGTCATCGCGGCTCGTATCGAAACTGAGGAATCGTTCCTGCCGGCCAAGCGCCAAGGCGTGAAGAAAGCAGTCTGGCCGGCCGGAATAAAGGGCTTTCTGAGTGACCAGGTGGCTGTGAAGCCAGGCTATGAGACGGCGGTCGAAGCTTTGTTGGGCGCCAGGATCTCGGCGGTTGTCGGGAAAGACGCCGGCGCCGCGACCAAGCTAATCGGCTCGGGCGCCGAGTGGCCGGCTGTTATTATCGGGACGCTTCTCTCGCCTCCGCCGGCCGCGGCCGGGAAGCCGCCCTCCGGCGTAACGAGACTGACTGACATTGTGGAGAACATAGGACTGGAAGATAATGTCTACCAATCGCTTTTTGCCGCCTCCTATTTAGTCGATTCGCTGGCGACGGCTCTTAAGCACTCGGAGGACAAGGCGTTTGCCGGGGCAAGTTTCGCGACGAACACTGGGGAGACGCTGGCGAGGGGTACGGCCTCGCAGAAACCGGCGGGAACCGACGCGCTGGCCAGACAGCGGCGCTTGGCCGATCTAAAGAAACAGGCGGACATGCTGGAAGCGGAGAAGGCCAAGATCCTGAAAGCGCTGACACAAGCCGAGACGGAGACCGCTGAATTCGCGTCAAGGCTGAAGCCGATGCAAGACGAACTGGTTGGCAAACGGGCGCGATTACAGGTGTTGTTCGAGAGGGAGAGGCTGCTCAAGGACCGTCTGGCAGCGGCAGGAGCCAAAGGTGACAAACCCGCGGGATCGGCTAAATTTGATGCCGGGGACTTAAAAAAAGAAGCGGTTCGGCTGAGAGAAGCCAGAGAGTTGGCGGAACGCCTGCAATCACTGATAGACAAATATGAGAGCGCGACCGCGGCCAAACTGGACTCAAAGAGAGAGAAGGAAGGGGCGAAGCGCGAGGGAATAAGAGCCGCCCAAATCAGCCTGGCCGAACTGGAGAAGAAGAAAGCTTTGGTTGAGCGCGACGCGCACCGGGAAGAAATATCTGAAGCTCAACTTGAGCCAAAGCTATCTGCTCTGAAGGACCAACTGGAACAGGAATTCGGCTTGGGAGAAGGGGAAGCGGTCAAGGCTTATCCCACCCCCCGGCCGCGCGACGAACTAGCCGGGAGAATGCGAGAAATCAGAGTCATGATCGAGTATATGGGACCAGTAAATCCGATTGCCGCCGAGGAGTTTGAAGAGACTCAGAAACGGCAAGAACACCTTGAAGCCCAAACAAAAGACTTGCGGCGAAGCGAGCGGTCGCTCCATAAAGTCATCGGCCTTTTAGACAAACAAATGGGAGCGAAGTTCATGGAGATTTTCGAACAGGTAAACGAATCGTTCCAGGACGTTTTCCTGTACATGTTCCCCGACGGCAAAGCCCAGCTTCTCCTAACGGAGCCCGACGATCCTCTGGCCACGGGTGTAGAGATAGAGGCTCAGCCGAGCGGCCGGAGGCTAAAGAAGGTCTCGCTTCTATCGGGAGGCGAGAGCGCGATGACCGCGTTAGCCCTTTTGTTCGCGCTTTTCCAGATTAATCCGGCCCCTTTCTATATTTTAGACGAAGCCGACGTCGCGCTGGACGACGTCAACCTGCAACGTTTTGTCGCCCTTATCAGACGTTATAAAGAAAAAGCCCAGTTTCTGGTTGTCACCCACCAGCGGCGCGCAATGGATGTGGCCGATATCCTATATGGTGTGACCATGCAGAAAGACGGGGTGTCCCGCGTTCTGTCGCAGAAGCTCGTGGAGGCTTGA
- a CDS encoding hydrolase produces the protein MVEKTAGCGCPEIRDEEWDLAEREWPSTAYYSKRLWMFFHIPIGQSNKIAKVRRELDDKGLAEADPSQVLVKDGLFVGAVLVAVTGEDVSGPGIKTIGPSKVVTKVSRGSKKDLKAAVSGLLSYTRSKLGAHPSAVYFWQVDCDRCREPGIDHVVVLAEI, from the coding sequence ATGGTTGAGAAGACAGCCGGCTGCGGTTGTCCGGAAATCCGCGATGAGGAATGGGATTTAGCCGAGCGCGAGTGGCCCTCCACCGCGTATTACAGCAAAAGACTGTGGATGTTTTTCCATATTCCTATCGGGCAATCGAATAAGATAGCTAAGGTCCGCCGCGAACTGGACGACAAGGGGTTGGCGGAAGCCGATCCGTCGCAGGTTCTCGTCAAGGACGGCTTGTTCGTTGGCGCCGTGCTGGTCGCGGTTACCGGCGAAGACGTGTCCGGCCCGGGTATAAAGACGATCGGTCCGTCTAAGGTTGTCACCAAGGTCTCCAGGGGAAGCAAGAAAGATTTGAAGGCGGCCGTCTCAGGATTGCTTAGCTATACTCGATCGAAACTTGGCGCTCACCCGAGCGCCGTTTACTTCTGGCAGGTGGATTGTGACCGTTGCCGAGAGCCTGGGATTGACCACGTTGTCGTCCTGGCAGAAATATAG
- a CDS encoding helix-turn-helix domain-containing protein, whose protein sequence is MREERPTIMTVNELAKYLRLHEQTVYKMAKDGRLPAYKVGNRWRFKKDMIDSWLRDQRGADLLEPVGLPRS, encoded by the coding sequence ATGCGCGAAGAACGCCCAACAATCATGACCGTGAACGAGCTGGCAAAATACCTGCGGCTTCATGAACAAACCGTTTACAAAATGGCCAAGGACGGCCGGTTGCCTGCGTATAAGGTCGGCAACCGCTGGCGCTTCAAGAAAGACATGATCGATTCCTGGCTACGCGACCAGCGCGGCGCTGATCTCTTAGAACCTGTCGGTTTACCAAGGAGTTGA
- a CDS encoding phosphate ABC transporter substrate-binding protein — MHKNRSPVLWLVLPTVLLAVFFASALTGCSQNGTKQTQVSTPQTIRITGSSTCLPMLKILTTQYAKKHPEIRFLYLPSAHSGAGIQGAANGTLDIGAVSRDLTPEEIALGLEYIVLSNDGLAIATHKDMKIKTITTEQLRQIYSGEVVNWKDLGGPDASIVVLDRAEDESAKVILRKYLLGDTVVLPSASVMFLETDLIKALTTTPDSIGYLSLGAIVSDNLDVNVLSLDDVQPSVLNIHSGLYKIVRPLGIVLKKNPTSATRSFVEWVHSAEGTKAMDAKGYASVK; from the coding sequence ATGCACAAAAATCGTTCCCCGGTATTATGGCTCGTTCTTCCTACCGTTTTGTTAGCCGTTTTCTTTGCCTCCGCGCTAACAGGATGCAGTCAGAACGGGACCAAGCAGACTCAAGTCAGCACGCCGCAGACAATTCGCATCACCGGCTCTTCCACCTGCCTGCCGATGCTAAAAATCCTGACGACCCAATACGCCAAGAAACATCCCGAAATCAGATTCCTGTATTTACCAAGCGCTCACTCCGGCGCAGGCATCCAGGGCGCCGCTAACGGAACACTCGACATCGGCGCCGTTTCCCGCGACCTTACGCCGGAGGAAATCGCGCTCGGCCTGGAGTATATCGTTCTCTCCAACGACGGACTGGCCATCGCCACGCACAAGGACATGAAAATCAAGACCATAACGACGGAACAGCTGAGACAAATCTATAGCGGAGAGGTCGTCAACTGGAAGGACCTTGGCGGACCCGATGCCAGTATAGTCGTGCTGGACCGTGCCGAGGATGAATCAGCTAAGGTGATCCTGCGAAAATACTTGCTTGGCGACACAGTCGTTTTACCATCGGCGAGCGTTATGTTTCTTGAAACCGACCTTATCAAAGCGCTGACAACAACCCCCGACAGCATAGGCTATTTGTCTCTGGGGGCTATTGTTTCGGACAACCTGGATGTAAACGTTTTAAGTCTCGATGACGTGCAACCTTCCGTTCTGAACATTCACAGCGGGCTGTATAAAATCGTCAGGCCGTTGGGCATAGTATTAAAGAAGAATCCAACCTCCGCCACTAGGTCTTTCGTCGAGTGGGTCCACAGTGCAGAGGGTACTAAGGCCATGGATGCGAAGGGATATGCCTCTGTCAAATAG
- a CDS encoding HD domain-containing phosphohydrolase: MPLSNSLWARIKQASYNVNISSKIIVPYIGMAVLISILGGYSIAVWATNLMDNAARDQIIAATSATSKTFNLYEQQIKTYARALANSTGLALSLRKNDIQEIRQLALPHTVTFDTDFYEILNADGIVVLNSSGPYGEGTNLNSLQLIKNAAVDVNMAQLIDTPTGRTLTAVAPIKDANGRAGYVLIGYDATPAFLDRIKQIAGQDISLFRDEALIATTRRDNWQAGCSTGGCHKQGFAGAISSDVQIGGKAPEVTDMLGHFYMIDHGTLILSGEPAAFFTILMPMDETIRMQNIIKGTVFLMSALMLILITTLGFFISRGIANPLRDLSNIAKKVSRGDLTPRAVYPGVTDEVGELAQSFNKMTESLQRYTANLRKRLLELSVLYETSVSTRNIYSLDNLYELIIQNASKAVNADCGNLLMLDESGTAMTLAAGYNIPASLLNKFSLDIATGSYTWHNKKTKRIDHDTKIALQKICVAAGTVAEDKSRLLTMQDPDKKIRDLLTATKSSSLLSVPLKTHDSMLGVINLGRSDTKPPFADEDRNFTMTMASQAAAYIENRLLIDNLRESYIATVRALAEAVDAKDHYTRGHSTRVAKYAVAIARELKLPESDIEGVETAAYLHDVGKIGISDQILMKPGKLTLDEMETVRGHPKIGAKILAPINFPWEIVPIVFQHHERYSGGGYPNKLSYDDIHIGARILIVADSYEAMTSERPYRAALSAQTALEELKKGSGTQFDPLVVDAFIRLLDRGLNLEAEPEESQLLSSE, encoded by the coding sequence ATGCCTCTGTCAAATAGTCTCTGGGCCAGGATCAAGCAGGCCTCATACAACGTTAATATCTCCAGCAAGATTATCGTCCCGTATATCGGGATGGCCGTCCTGATATCGATTCTTGGCGGTTACAGCATCGCGGTGTGGGCGACGAACCTTATGGATAACGCGGCCCGGGATCAGATTATCGCGGCCACGTCGGCTACCAGTAAAACATTTAACCTATACGAACAACAGATAAAAACCTACGCCCGCGCCCTGGCCAATTCCACTGGGCTCGCGCTGAGTCTCCGTAAAAACGACATCCAAGAAATACGACAGCTTGCTTTGCCGCATACCGTCACCTTCGACACGGATTTCTACGAGATTCTAAACGCCGACGGTATAGTGGTTCTTAACAGCAGCGGTCCGTACGGCGAAGGAACGAATCTTAACAGCCTTCAACTCATAAAGAACGCCGCGGTCGACGTGAACATGGCCCAACTTATCGATACGCCGACCGGGCGCACCCTGACGGCCGTCGCGCCTATTAAAGACGCTAACGGCCGCGCCGGTTACGTTCTCATAGGTTACGACGCCACCCCGGCGTTTCTTGACCGCATCAAGCAAATCGCCGGCCAGGATATTTCCTTGTTCAGAGACGAAGCCTTGATAGCCACCACGCGGCGCGACAACTGGCAAGCCGGTTGTTCTACCGGCGGTTGCCATAAGCAAGGCTTCGCCGGCGCGATCAGCAGCGACGTTCAAATCGGCGGAAAAGCGCCAGAGGTCACCGACATGCTCGGTCATTTCTACATGATCGACCACGGGACTCTTATTCTAAGCGGCGAGCCGGCCGCCTTCTTTACCATATTGATGCCGATGGACGAAACGATACGCATGCAGAACATTATTAAAGGCACGGTTTTCCTCATGTCGGCGCTGATGCTGATCCTTATAACCACGCTCGGTTTCTTTATCAGCCGGGGAATAGCCAATCCGCTGCGCGACCTGTCCAACATCGCGAAAAAGGTGTCGCGAGGCGACCTCACCCCGAGAGCGGTATATCCTGGCGTAACGGACGAGGTCGGTGAGCTTGCCCAGAGCTTCAATAAAATGACCGAGAGTTTGCAGCGATATACCGCAAACTTGCGCAAACGACTTCTTGAGCTGTCCGTTCTATACGAAACGAGCGTTAGCACGCGTAATATCTACTCGCTTGACAACCTCTACGAATTGATCATCCAAAATGCCAGCAAAGCCGTCAACGCCGACTGCGGCAACCTGCTCATGCTGGACGAATCCGGAACCGCTATGACGCTGGCGGCCGGCTACAACATCCCGGCCAGCCTGTTAAACAAATTCAGCCTCGACATCGCGACCGGCTCTTACACCTGGCACAACAAGAAGACTAAGCGGATAGACCATGACACCAAGATCGCCTTGCAGAAAATCTGCGTCGCGGCGGGAACGGTCGCCGAGGACAAATCGCGTCTGCTCACCATGCAGGATCCCGATAAGAAGATTCGCGACCTCCTGACCGCGACCAAATCATCGTCGCTGTTGAGCGTCCCCTTAAAAACTCACGATTCTATGCTGGGCGTTATCAACCTGGGCCGCAGCGACACCAAGCCGCCGTTTGCCGACGAGGACAGGAACTTCACGATGACCATGGCGTCTCAGGCGGCCGCCTACATCGAAAACCGACTCTTGATTGACAACCTCAGGGAATCATACATCGCTACCGTTCGGGCGCTGGCCGAGGCCGTTGACGCTAAAGACCATTACACCCGGGGCCATTCGACGCGCGTCGCCAAGTACGCCGTCGCCATCGCCCGTGAGTTGAAACTTCCGGAAAGCGACATCGAAGGCGTGGAAACCGCGGCTTATCTGCACGACGTCGGAAAGATAGGCATCTCCGACCAAATCCTCATGAAGCCCGGCAAGCTCACATTGGATGAAATGGAGACGGTCCGCGGGCATCCCAAGATCGGCGCCAAGATTCTCGCCCCGATAAACTTCCCGTGGGAGATCGTTCCCATCGTCTTCCAGCACCACGAGCGCTATAGCGGTGGCGGATATCCGAACAAACTTTCTTACGACGATATTCATATCGGCGCGCGCATCCTGATCGTAGCCGACTCCTATGAAGCGATGACGAGCGAACGGCCATACCGCGCCGCTTTGTCCGCGCAGACCGCCCTCGAGGAGCTCAAGAAAGGCAGCGGCACCCAGTTCGACCCGCTGGTCGTCGACGCGTTCATCCGCCTGCTCGACCGCGGCCTCAACCTGGAAGCCGAACCCGAAGAATCACAGCTACTGTCGTCCGAATAA
- a CDS encoding DUF3303 family protein, with the protein MLYMVIHKHRGAECPIDDPSPVEKIASDEHAAACGVKVLGRYVAPPEHRLFFVLEADEYEKIIMFLHPMAKIGTHRIHPVADLREVNDMLKRQA; encoded by the coding sequence ATGTTGTATATGGTGATTCATAAGCATAGGGGAGCGGAGTGTCCGATTGATGACCCGTCTCCCGTTGAGAAGATAGCGTCCGACGAGCATGCCGCGGCATGCGGAGTAAAGGTGCTTGGCAGGTATGTCGCGCCGCCGGAACATAGACTTTTCTTCGTCCTGGAAGCGGATGAATACGAGAAGATCATCATGTTCCTGCATCCTATGGCAAAGATCGGCACCCACAGGATTCACCCGGTAGCGGACTTAAGAGAGGTAAACGACATGCTGAAGAGGCAGGCGTAA
- a CDS encoding DUF4491 family protein: MNFIGIVIAIFALVAIGLGHVWVPAVYKSLGLRSWILALIAGLALAGASLLFSNVFISSTLAVFAASFLWGIKELFEMDKKKRRG, encoded by the coding sequence ATGAATTTCATCGGTATTGTTATAGCTATTTTTGCTCTTGTCGCAATCGGGCTCGGGCATGTTTGGGTGCCGGCGGTCTATAAATCTCTTGGTCTTAGGAGCTGGATTCTTGCCCTAATCGCGGGATTGGCGCTCGCCGGCGCGTCGCTCTTATTCTCAAACGTCTTTATTTCATCTACATTAGCGGTATTTGCGGCAAGTTTCCTTTGGGGCATTAAAGAGCTTTTCGAAATGGACAAGAAGAAAAGGCGAGGATGA
- the tyrS gene encoding tyrosine--tRNA ligase, with product MDTEQQLKLIASGAEEIIPADELNKKLKAAGKESRPLRVKLGLDPSAPDIHLGHTVVLRKLRQFQDLGHVAVLIIGDFTGMIGDPSGRSSARQQLTEAEVKANAATYVTQLMKTLDRKKTEVVFNSSWLKKMGMADAVRLAGAYTVARMLERDDFARRYADNQPISIRELMYPLLQGYDSVAVKADVELGGTDQKFNLLVGRELQRDYGQEPQIVLMMPLLEGTDGINKMSKSLGNYIGVTDSAEDMFGKTMSIPDELIGRYFRLVTDTPPPEVDKIEKGLSDGTLHPNETKRRLAGTIAAMYHGDKAAEAAEEAFNVKHKVGHGGAEQLAEIAVPVSIPPDALTDGKIRIIDLIRLTGFASTNAEARRLVRQGAVKENGNRVTAEDAEIVIKDGTLLQAGKRKVALLSLE from the coding sequence ATGGACACAGAACAGCAGCTAAAACTGATCGCATCGGGGGCGGAAGAAATCATCCCGGCGGATGAGCTGAACAAGAAACTCAAAGCCGCCGGGAAGGAAAGTAGACCTCTCCGGGTTAAACTGGGTTTGGATCCAAGCGCTCCTGACATCCACCTCGGCCATACGGTCGTCTTAAGAAAACTAAGGCAGTTTCAGGATCTTGGCCATGTCGCGGTTCTGATAATAGGCGATTTCACCGGGATGATCGGCGACCCGAGCGGCCGCTCCTCCGCGCGGCAGCAGCTGACGGAGGCAGAAGTCAAGGCCAATGCGGCCACTTATGTTACCCAGCTGATGAAGACCTTGGACCGGAAGAAAACGGAAGTCGTCTTCAACAGTTCCTGGCTTAAGAAGATGGGCATGGCCGACGCGGTCCGGCTGGCCGGCGCCTATACGGTCGCCAGGATGCTGGAGCGGGACGACTTCGCCCGTCGCTACGCCGACAACCAGCCCATCAGCATACGAGAACTCATGTACCCGCTGCTCCAGGGATACGACTCCGTCGCGGTTAAGGCGGACGTTGAACTGGGCGGGACCGATCAGAAGTTTAATTTGCTGGTCGGCCGGGAACTACAGCGCGATTACGGCCAGGAGCCCCAAATAGTTTTGATGATGCCCCTCCTGGAAGGCACCGACGGCATCAACAAGATGAGCAAGAGTCTTGGCAACTATATCGGGGTTACGGATTCCGCGGAAGACATGTTCGGGAAGACGATGTCCATACCGGACGAACTGATCGGCCGATACTTCCGCTTGGTCACAGACACGCCGCCGCCAGAGGTCGACAAGATCGAGAAGGGGTTGAGCGACGGAACGCTGCACCCGAACGAAACTAAACGCCGCCTGGCCGGGACGATCGCCGCTATGTATCATGGAGACAAGGCGGCCGAGGCGGCTGAAGAGGCTTTTAATGTAAAACACAAAGTCGGCCACGGCGGAGCGGAGCAGTTGGCGGAGATAGCCGTCCCGGTATCGATCCCGCCCGACGCGCTGACCGACGGCAAGATCAGAATTATCGACCTAATCCGCCTGACTGGATTCGCCTCCACCAATGCAGAGGCCAGACGGCTTGTCCGCCAAGGCGCGGTTAAAGAAAACGGTAACCGCGTCACCGCGGAGGACGCCGAGATAGTCATCAAAGACGGAACACTGCTCCAAGCCGGAAAACGCAAGGTCGCCCTGTTATCTTTAGAGTAA
- a CDS encoding PBP1A family penicillin-binding protein: protein MAARKKPQKNSKARRILKRVGIGFLLFSVILAGSVAGVATGYMGGLPKLSAYKDLGRDQTSKIFAADGTLLATLHAEQDREIINSADIPKDMQRATVAIEDERFYNHHGVDLRAIIRALYVNYQTGGVSEGGSTLTQQYVRNSFITPEQSYSRKIKEAALAYQLEQKYSKDKILEMYLNTVYFGEGCYGIEAAAMTYFGKHAKDVTLVEAAMLAGLPGAPNLFDPYVNIKLCTTRRNRVLDKMASQKFITKKEATEAKKLPIVLQPPKTSTQESPNAAPYFVEHVKLGLIDKYGANMVYRGGMRVYTTLDMRMQGLAESAVFGTLTDPEDPEAALVAIDPKTGYVKALVGGRDFTKNKFNLATQALRSPGSAFKVMGLAAALEAKISPNRTYDASAPRTLKYGGETWRVENYEGGQFSGQMSVAEATVWSVNAVYAQLAIDVKPEKVAETAQKLGIVNPVPPYPSVILGALPDGATVLEMASAYATLANDGVYNLPTSVMKITDTEGNMVEEDKPVGKQAVSSDTARTVSKILKQVISRGTGYRANIGRPACGKTGTAEYKQDAWFVGYTPDLSTAVWMGYPEGSVTMGSIHGYPPYGGSIPAIIWRTFMEAALAGVPPSDFPEGGNVQYINETKKLRICAISGLLATEWCPQVVEKVFDDPSQEPKVTCNIHTGPTSPSPAPPPASGTSQKQP from the coding sequence ATGGCCGCACGCAAGAAACCGCAGAAAAACTCTAAAGCCCGCCGCATTCTTAAACGAGTCGGAATCGGTTTCCTTTTGTTTTCCGTTATCCTGGCCGGCAGTGTCGCCGGCGTAGCGACGGGGTACATGGGCGGATTACCGAAGCTATCCGCGTATAAGGATCTCGGCCGCGATCAGACGTCAAAGATATTCGCTGCCGACGGCACGCTCCTGGCAACGCTGCACGCAGAACAGGATCGCGAGATCATCAACTCCGCGGATATCCCGAAAGACATGCAGCGCGCGACGGTCGCTATTGAAGACGAGCGTTTTTATAATCACCACGGTGTCGATCTCAGGGCGATCATCAGAGCCCTGTATGTAAATTATCAGACCGGCGGCGTTTCCGAAGGCGGTTCGACGCTAACCCAGCAATACGTGCGTAACAGCTTTATCACTCCTGAGCAGTCGTATTCCCGGAAGATAAAGGAAGCCGCACTGGCGTACCAGCTGGAACAGAAATACTCCAAAGACAAGATTCTGGAGATGTACCTGAACACGGTTTATTTCGGGGAAGGTTGTTACGGCATTGAAGCGGCGGCGATGACGTACTTCGGCAAACACGCCAAGGATGTAACGCTGGTCGAAGCGGCCATGCTGGCCGGGCTGCCCGGAGCGCCGAACCTCTTCGACCCCTATGTTAACATTAAACTCTGCACGACGCGCCGCAACCGGGTGTTAGACAAGATGGCCTCGCAGAAATTCATCACCAAAAAGGAAGCAACCGAAGCGAAGAAGCTGCCGATCGTCCTGCAACCGCCTAAAACGTCAACTCAAGAATCTCCTAACGCCGCGCCCTATTTTGTCGAACACGTCAAACTTGGTTTAATCGATAAATACGGCGCCAATATGGTTTATCGCGGCGGCATGAGGGTCTATACGACTCTTGACATGCGGATGCAAGGCCTGGCCGAGAGCGCTGTTTTCGGGACGCTTACGGATCCGGAAGATCCCGAAGCCGCCTTGGTCGCAATCGATCCCAAGACCGGCTACGTCAAAGCTTTGGTCGGCGGACGCGATTTTACCAAGAACAAGTTCAATCTGGCGACCCAGGCTTTGAGAAGCCCGGGGTCGGCCTTCAAGGTCATGGGTCTGGCCGCCGCCCTGGAGGCTAAGATCTCGCCCAACCGAACCTACGACGCGTCGGCGCCAAGGACGCTTAAATACGGCGGAGAGACCTGGAGAGTCGAAAACTACGAAGGCGGACAGTTCTCCGGCCAAATGAGCGTGGCCGAGGCGACCGTATGGTCCGTTAACGCCGTTTATGCTCAACTGGCGATTGACGTAAAACCCGAGAAGGTTGCGGAGACCGCGCAGAAACTGGGCATCGTCAACCCGGTTCCCCCTTATCCTTCGGTCATACTTGGGGCTTTGCCTGACGGAGCAACCGTTCTGGAAATGGCGAGCGCCTACGCGACGCTTGCCAATGACGGCGTTTATAACCTGCCTACCAGCGTGATGAAAATCACCGACACCGAAGGAAACATGGTCGAGGAGGACAAACCTGTCGGGAAACAGGCCGTTTCGTCCGATACCGCCCGCACGGTCAGCAAAATCTTGAAACAGGTTATTTCCCGGGGAACAGGCTACAGGGCTAATATAGGCCGGCCGGCCTGCGGAAAAACCGGCACCGCCGAGTATAAGCAGGACGCCTGGTTCGTCGGCTACACGCCTGACTTGTCAACCGCCGTCTGGATGGGTTACCCGGAGGGTTCGGTGACGATGGGTTCGATTCACGGTTACCCGCCATACGGCGGCAGTATCCCCGCTATCATCTGGCGCACTTTCATGGAGGCGGCTTTGGCCGGGGTACCGCCTTCCGACTTTCCCGAAGGCGGTAACGTGCAGTATATCAATGAGACAAAGAAGCTTCGGATCTGTGCCATTAGCGGATTGCTAGCTACCGAATGGTGCCCTCAGGTCGTTGAGAAGGTTTTCGACGATCCATCCCAAGAGCCGAAAGTCACTTGCAACATCCACACCGGTCCGACGAGCCCGTCCCCGGCACCGCCGCCTGCTTCAGGAACCTCTCAGAAACAACCCTAG